A stretch of Dyella sp. BiH032 DNA encodes these proteins:
- a CDS encoding amino acid permease, translating into MSLIRSLFAVKPVEASLTADDSLRRTLGLKELIVLGVGAVIGAGIFVITGQAAAEHAGPALTLSFVLAGLAAALAALSYAEFAAMLPVSGSAYVYAYATFGELLAWFIGWNVVAEYLLAVSSVAVGWSGYGVGLLNSIGIRVPAALANAPLSFKDGHLQATGALLNLPALLVVAALTALLYRGTQQSTFFASVVVALKVIVVVLFVVCGLQYVDPALWHPFVPENQGGDHYGWSGVFRAATSVFYAYIGFDAVATAAQETRNPQRNVPAGILISLAVCTVLYIIVAAVLTGLVPYPQLGTAEPVATALAAHPSLAWLKILTQVGAVAGLTSVILVMHLGLSRILYSMAGDGLLPTFFGAVHERHRTPHRTTLLVGTVGGILAAVFPLSLLGDLLSMGTLLAFATVCIGVLVLRRTHPNIPRGFRVPAAPFVCSLGVLVCAFLLAQMNLGNWMLLAAWTTIGLLIYAGYGYRHSRLRGRG; encoded by the coding sequence ATGTCGTTGATTCGCTCTCTGTTCGCCGTGAAGCCTGTTGAGGCCTCGCTCACCGCCGATGATTCGCTGAGGCGGACGCTGGGTCTGAAGGAACTGATCGTGCTGGGCGTGGGGGCGGTGATCGGTGCGGGTATTTTCGTGATCACGGGGCAGGCGGCGGCGGAGCATGCGGGGCCGGCGCTGACGCTCTCCTTCGTGCTGGCGGGGTTGGCGGCGGCGCTGGCGGCGCTGAGCTATGCGGAGTTCGCGGCGATGCTGCCGGTGTCCGGCAGCGCCTATGTGTACGCCTATGCCACCTTCGGGGAGCTGCTGGCGTGGTTCATCGGGTGGAACGTGGTGGCGGAATACCTGCTGGCGGTGTCGTCCGTGGCAGTGGGCTGGTCCGGCTATGGTGTGGGGCTGCTCAACAGCATCGGCATTCGCGTGCCGGCGGCGCTCGCCAACGCACCGCTCAGCTTCAAGGACGGGCATCTGCAGGCGACGGGGGCCTTGCTGAACCTGCCGGCGCTGCTGGTCGTGGCGGCGCTGACCGCGCTGCTGTACCGCGGCACGCAGCAATCCACCTTTTTCGCCAGCGTGGTGGTGGCGCTCAAGGTGATCGTGGTGGTGCTGTTCGTGGTCTGCGGCCTGCAGTACGTGGACCCCGCGCTATGGCATCCCTTCGTACCGGAAAACCAGGGCGGCGACCATTACGGCTGGTCGGGCGTGTTCCGCGCCGCGACCAGTGTCTTCTACGCCTACATCGGCTTCGACGCGGTGGCCACGGCCGCACAGGAAACCCGCAACCCGCAGCGCAACGTGCCGGCCGGCATTCTCATCTCGCTGGCAGTCTGCACGGTGCTCTACATCATCGTGGCCGCGGTCCTGACCGGCCTGGTGCCGTATCCGCAGCTGGGCACGGCCGAGCCGGTGGCGACCGCGCTGGCAGCCCATCCGTCGCTGGCCTGGCTGAAGATCCTTACCCAGGTGGGCGCCGTCGCTGGCCTGACCTCGGTGATCCTGGTGATGCACCTGGGGTTGTCGCGCATCCTCTACAGCATGGCGGGCGACGGCCTGCTGCCGACGTTCTTCGGGGCCGTGCACGAACGCCACCGTACGCCGCACCGGACCACGCTGCTGGTGGGTACGGTCGGCGGCATCCTCGCCGCGGTGTTCCCGCTCAGCCTGCTGGGCGACCTGCTTTCGATGGGCACCTTGCTGGCGTTCGCCACGGTCTGCATCGGCGTGCTGGTGCTCCGCCGCACGCATCCCAACATCCCGCGCGGCTTCCGCGTGCCGGCGGCGCCGTTCGTCTGCAGCCTGGGTGTGCTGGTGTGCGCCTTCCTGCTCGCCCAGATGAACCTGGGGAACTGGATGCTGCTCGCCGCGTGGACCACGATCGGCCTGCTCATCTACGCCGGCTACGGCTATCGCCACAGCCGCCTGCGCGGGCGCGGCTGA
- the rnhB gene encoding ribonuclease HII, with the protein MSKRMRHIAGVDEAGRGPLAGPVVVAAVILNPARPIDGLDDSKKLSEAKREALYELIVTHAIAHCVVAMSVTEIDQLNIFQATMAGMSRAVAGLQPGAHEAWIDGNALPKNLPCPGRAIVGGDALEPAISAASILAKVTRDRIMVAMESTHPGYGFASHKGYATPAHVEALQRLGPCIEHRRSFAPVKLMLDQGTLF; encoded by the coding sequence ATGAGCAAGCGCATGCGCCACATCGCGGGTGTCGACGAAGCCGGCCGCGGACCGCTCGCCGGGCCAGTGGTGGTGGCTGCGGTGATCCTAAATCCGGCGCGCCCCATCGACGGGCTCGACGATTCCAAGAAACTCAGCGAAGCCAAGCGCGAAGCCCTCTACGAACTGATCGTCACCCACGCGATCGCGCACTGCGTGGTGGCGATGAGCGTGACGGAGATCGACCAGCTCAATATTTTCCAGGCCACCATGGCCGGCATGAGCCGCGCCGTCGCCGGGCTGCAGCCCGGCGCGCACGAAGCCTGGATCGACGGCAACGCACTGCCGAAGAACCTGCCCTGCCCCGGCCGCGCCATCGTCGGCGGCGACGCGTTGGAGCCGGCGATCAGCGCGGCCTCGATCCTCGCCAAGGTCACGCGCGACCGCATCATGGTGGCGATGGAATCGACGCATCCGGGCTATGGCTTCGCTTCGCACAAGGGTTATGCGACGCCCGCACACGTCGAGGCGCTGCAGCGTCTCGGGCCGTGCATCGAACACCGCCGCAGCTTCGCGCCGGTGAAGCTGATGCTGGACCAGGGCACGCTGTTCTGA
- the lpxB gene encoding lipid-A-disaccharide synthase, which yields MASGESDKPVDNTTPSDAVVPAAGPPLAARNPTIALIAGEDSGDQLGADLIAALRKRYPDARFVGIGGARMQAQGFDSWYDIRELSLFGLAEVVSHLPRLLSLRKALVARLLAAKPAVVVGIDAPDFNLGVERRLREAGLRTVHYVSPSVWAWRENRAAKIGRSADRVLCLFPMEPAIYARHGVDARFVGHPLADRFALVSDRIGARDFLQLPQNVPVLALLPGSRASEVARLGRIFLDASRKVAAEVPGLRIVVPAANARVHATLKSMLGDGSASDDKPMLLDGHAHEAMLAADVVMLASGTATLEAMLAKRPMVVGYRVSPLSYRIARAMNMLKTDVYALPNILARACGLGDQAILAPELMQDDCTPDKLALATLELFRDSRRRGEIVAAFEQLHRILRGELEGEAGDHAAAAIADLIERPR from the coding sequence ATGGCTTCTGGCGAATCGGACAAGCCGGTCGACAACACCACGCCATCGGACGCAGTCGTTCCTGCGGCCGGCCCGCCCCTCGCCGCACGCAACCCCACGATCGCCCTGATCGCCGGCGAGGATTCCGGCGACCAGCTTGGCGCCGACCTGATCGCCGCACTGCGCAAGCGCTATCCGGACGCGCGCTTTGTCGGCATCGGCGGCGCGCGCATGCAGGCGCAGGGCTTCGATTCCTGGTACGACATCCGCGAGCTCTCGCTGTTCGGCCTGGCCGAAGTCGTCAGCCACCTGCCGCGCCTGCTTAGCCTGCGCAAGGCTTTGGTCGCGCGGCTGCTTGCCGCGAAGCCGGCGGTCGTGGTGGGCATCGACGCGCCGGACTTCAACCTCGGCGTGGAGCGCCGCCTGCGCGAGGCCGGCCTGCGCACCGTTCACTACGTCAGCCCCTCGGTATGGGCCTGGCGCGAGAACCGCGCGGCCAAGATCGGCCGCAGCGCGGATCGCGTGCTTTGCCTGTTTCCGATGGAACCGGCGATCTACGCGCGCCACGGCGTCGATGCGCGCTTCGTAGGCCACCCGCTGGCGGACCGCTTCGCGCTGGTCTCCGATCGCATCGGCGCACGGGATTTCCTGCAATTGCCGCAGAACGTGCCGGTGCTCGCACTGCTGCCCGGCAGCCGCGCCTCCGAAGTCGCCCGCCTCGGCCGCATTTTCCTGGACGCTTCGCGCAAGGTCGCGGCCGAGGTGCCCGGCCTGCGCATCGTCGTTCCTGCCGCCAACGCACGCGTGCATGCCACGCTGAAATCCATGCTCGGCGACGGCTCGGCGAGCGACGACAAGCCCATGCTGCTCGATGGCCATGCGCACGAGGCCATGCTCGCCGCCGACGTGGTGATGCTCGCCTCCGGCACGGCCACGCTGGAGGCCATGCTGGCCAAGCGGCCGATGGTGGTCGGTTATCGCGTCTCGCCGCTGAGTTACCGCATCGCCCGCGCGATGAACATGCTCAAGACGGACGTCTACGCACTGCCCAACATCCTCGCGCGCGCCTGCGGCCTCGGCGACCAGGCCATCCTCGCGCCGGAACTGATGCAGGACGATTGCACGCCGGACAAGCTCGCCCTTGCCACCCTGGAACTCTTTCGCGACAGCCGCCGGCGCGGCGAGATCGTCGCCGCGTTCGAGCAACTGCATCGCATCCTGCGCGGCGAATTGGAGGGCGAGGCCGGCGATCACGCTGCCGCGGCCATCGCCGATCTGATCGAGCGCCCGCGATGA
- the lpxA gene encoding acyl-ACP--UDP-N-acetylglucosamine O-acyltransferase, producing MIHPTAQIDPSARLGANVTVGAYSVIGADVEIGEGTVVGPHVVIEGPTRIGRDNRISQFASLGGAPQDKKFQGERTELVIGDRNLIREFTTINRGTGDGGGITRVGNDNWLLAYVHVAHDCQIGNNTVFSNYSALAGHVEIGDFVIMSGFSGVHQFCKVGAHAFIGMGCLVGSDVPPFVMMANEQRGRPRGINSEGLKRRGFDASRISAIKRAYRTLYMAGLTLSDAREQLVAQAQESDDVRAMLEFLDRSERALAR from the coding sequence ATGATCCATCCCACCGCACAGATCGATCCCTCTGCCAGGCTTGGTGCCAACGTCACCGTCGGCGCCTACAGCGTGATCGGTGCTGACGTCGAGATCGGCGAAGGCACGGTGGTCGGCCCGCACGTGGTCATCGAAGGGCCTACCCGCATCGGCCGCGACAACCGCATCAGCCAGTTCGCCTCGCTCGGCGGCGCACCGCAGGACAAGAAGTTCCAGGGCGAGCGCACCGAGCTGGTGATCGGCGACCGCAACCTCATCCGCGAATTCACCACCATCAACCGCGGCACGGGCGATGGCGGCGGCATCACCCGCGTGGGCAACGACAACTGGCTGCTCGCTTACGTCCACGTAGCGCACGATTGCCAGATCGGCAACAACACGGTGTTTTCCAACTATTCGGCACTGGCCGGGCACGTGGAGATCGGCGATTTCGTGATCATGTCCGGTTTCTCCGGCGTGCATCAGTTCTGCAAGGTCGGCGCGCACGCCTTCATCGGCATGGGTTGCCTGGTCGGTTCCGACGTGCCTCCCTTCGTGATGATGGCCAACGAGCAGCGCGGCCGTCCGCGCGGCATCAACAGCGAAGGCCTCAAGCGCCGCGGCTTCGACGCGTCGCGGATCTCCGCGATCAAGCGCGCCTACCGAACGCTGTACATGGCCGGCCTCACGCTGTCCGATGCGCGTGAACAGCTCGTCGCGCAAGCGCAGGAGAGCGACGACGTGCGTGCCATGCTGGAATTCCTCGATCGCAGCGAGCGCGCCCTGGCGCGCTGA
- the fabZ gene encoding 3-hydroxyacyl-ACP dehydratase FabZ has product MSDKTVPFHLPVNVEQIQNLLPHRYPFLLVDRVIELVPDKSVVALKNVTINEPFFQGHFPGHPVMPGVLIVEAMAQTAGLLTQISSRLKGDTGSPLFYLAKVDNARFSAIVSPGDQLRMEVSLKRLLRSMGLFEARALVDGKEVASCELMCAARSDK; this is encoded by the coding sequence ATGAGTGACAAGACCGTGCCCTTCCACCTGCCGGTGAACGTGGAGCAGATCCAGAACCTGCTCCCGCATCGCTATCCGTTCCTGCTGGTGGACCGGGTGATCGAGCTGGTACCCGACAAGAGCGTGGTCGCGCTGAAGAACGTGACGATCAACGAGCCGTTCTTCCAGGGGCACTTCCCCGGCCACCCGGTGATGCCCGGCGTGCTGATCGTGGAGGCGATGGCGCAGACCGCCGGCCTGCTCACGCAGATCAGCAGCCGCCTGAAGGGCGACACCGGCAGCCCGCTGTTCTACCTGGCGAAGGTGGACAACGCCCGCTTCAGCGCCATCGTCTCGCCTGGCGACCAGCTGCGGATGGAGGTCTCCCTCAAGCGCCTGCTGCGCAGCATGGGGCTGTTCGAGGCGCGTGCGCTGGTGGATGGCAAGGAAGTGGCCTCCTGTGAGCTGATGTGCGCCGCGAGGTCGGACAAATGA
- the lpxD gene encoding UDP-3-O-(3-hydroxymyristoyl)glucosamine N-acyltransferase produces the protein MSTFQYTVAELAERFGLAFQGDAQRIIDGVGTLAGAGPSQLSFLSNSKYGAQLAGTRAGVVVLREENLGDCPTAALVAKDPYVAYAKIAALFERLPASPAGIHVSAVVSPSARVAPTASIGPCCVVEDDAVIEEGAVLGPHCIVGAGCVVGPQSRLVARVTLVTRVTLGKRVLVHPGAVIGSDGFGLAFDRGASDHGGWIKLPQLGGVRIGDDCEIGANTTIDRGALEDTVLEEDVRLDNQIQIAHNVYVGAHTAMAGCAAVAGSARIGRYCMIGGNAGVLGHLELADRVTITAKSLVTHSIREPGEYSSGVPLQENRQWRRNAARFKHLDEFARRVSALEKDSNNE, from the coding sequence ATGAGCACCTTCCAGTACACCGTGGCCGAGCTGGCCGAACGATTCGGCCTCGCCTTCCAGGGCGACGCCCAGCGCATCATCGACGGCGTCGGCACCCTCGCCGGCGCCGGCCCGAGCCAGCTGAGTTTTCTCTCCAACAGCAAATACGGCGCCCAGCTGGCCGGCACGCGGGCGGGCGTGGTCGTGCTGCGCGAGGAAAACCTCGGCGACTGCCCCACCGCTGCGCTCGTCGCCAAGGACCCGTACGTCGCCTACGCGAAGATCGCCGCCCTGTTCGAACGCCTGCCGGCCTCGCCCGCAGGCATCCACGTGAGCGCGGTGGTATCGCCCAGCGCACGGGTCGCGCCGACGGCCAGCATCGGCCCCTGCTGCGTGGTCGAGGACGATGCGGTGATCGAGGAAGGCGCTGTGCTCGGCCCGCACTGCATCGTGGGCGCCGGCTGCGTGGTGGGCCCGCAGTCGCGGCTGGTCGCGCGGGTCACCCTGGTCACGCGCGTGACGCTGGGCAAGCGCGTGCTGGTCCACCCGGGCGCCGTCATCGGCTCCGATGGTTTCGGTCTGGCCTTCGACCGCGGCGCTTCCGACCACGGCGGCTGGATCAAGCTGCCCCAGCTCGGCGGCGTCCGCATCGGCGACGACTGCGAGATCGGCGCCAATACCACTATCGACCGTGGCGCCCTCGAGGACACCGTGCTGGAAGAAGACGTGCGCCTGGACAACCAGATCCAGATCGCCCACAACGTCTACGTCGGCGCGCACACCGCCATGGCCGGCTGCGCGGCGGTCGCCGGCAGCGCCAGGATCGGCCGCTACTGCATGATCGGCGGCAACGCCGGCGTGCTGGGCCATCTGGAGCTGGCCGACCGGGTTACCATTACCGCCAAGAGCCTGGTGACGCACTCGATCCGCGAGCCCGGCGAGTATTCCTCGGGTGTGCCCTTGCAGGAGAACCGCCAATGGCGGCGCAATGCGGCCCGTTTCAAGCACCTGGATGAGTTCGCGCGCCGCGTCTCGGCGCTGGAGAAGGACAGTAACAATGAGTGA
- the bamA gene encoding outer membrane protein assembly factor BamA, producing the protein MKRIAALILLASLSAKALAFEPFVVSDIRIDGLSRISAGTVLNYLPVNKGDRVTTDAAQRAIRALYQTKFFSEVELDREGDILVIKVVERPSIAKLTLRGNKDIKEDDLRKGLKEIGLSEGETFDRLSLDRVQQELIRQYYNRGKYNVSVDPHVTNLDRNRVAVDIEIREGKVAKIKELNIVGNKAFTDKEIRKDFESDTTNWMSWYSKDDQYSREKLSGDLEKLQSYYMDRGYADFGVDSTQVTIAPDKREMYIAASVKEGEIYTVSDIHLLGDLVLPEDTLRQLVFQKKDQTFNRKAIEASSDAIKSILASIGYAFAKVTPVPKLDKDKRTVDLTFYIEPGKRVYVRRVVFQGNTRTEDDVMRREMRQLEGSWYSQPAIDRSKIRLQHLGYFKKVDIDKKLVPGTEDQVDLTVKVEEQSAGSLMFGVGYSQYSGIILSASVSQNNFLGTGDSFSVAAQRSDYVTSVTATYFNPYLTDNGVGIGYNLGYSKSDYGDANSDFVNFTSSQKSFSAFLNFPITDFDSVRAGLGLSSNKINLDYQYYYNGQLVSQSLSPQQLIDYQNAIGHKTIHSWTGQLGWTHDTRNGYWAPTRGGLMSLSTDIALPGSTVQYYKIFGEANHYWPIGGGFVLYLDGQVGYGKTYGQEYDNSFGEYTKGQKIDFPFWENYYSGGVRDVRGFQDNTLGPKLCVGTNTDGSVIKPDANGRCSGGYYTYAQPVGGAFKVLGTAQVFLPLPFLKDVNTARVSWFVDVGNVYKDYSSFSASELRASTGLSLQWQAPIGPLIINFAVPIRSKKEDRHYEERIQFTFGSQF; encoded by the coding sequence ATGAAGCGTATCGCCGCCCTGATCCTGCTTGCCTCACTCTCTGCCAAGGCGCTCGCGTTCGAGCCCTTCGTCGTCTCCGACATCCGTATCGATGGCCTGAGCCGTATCTCCGCCGGCACGGTGCTCAACTACCTGCCGGTCAACAAGGGGGACCGCGTCACCACGGACGCGGCGCAGCGCGCGATCCGCGCGCTGTACCAGACCAAGTTCTTCAGCGAGGTGGAGCTGGACCGCGAAGGCGACATCCTGGTGATCAAGGTCGTCGAGCGTCCGTCCATCGCCAAGCTCACGCTCCGCGGCAACAAGGACATCAAGGAAGATGACCTGCGCAAGGGCCTCAAGGAGATCGGCCTGTCCGAGGGCGAGACCTTCGACCGCCTGTCGCTCGACCGCGTCCAGCAGGAGCTGATCCGCCAGTACTACAACCGCGGCAAGTACAATGTGTCGGTCGATCCGCACGTCACCAATCTCGATCGCAACCGCGTGGCGGTGGACATTGAGATCCGCGAGGGCAAGGTCGCCAAGATCAAAGAGCTCAACATCGTCGGCAACAAGGCGTTCACCGACAAGGAAATCCGCAAGGACTTCGAGTCCGACACCACCAACTGGATGTCGTGGTACTCGAAGGACGACCAGTATTCGCGCGAGAAGCTCTCCGGCGACCTGGAGAAGCTGCAGTCGTACTACATGGATCGTGGCTACGCTGATTTCGGCGTCGATTCCACCCAGGTGACGATCGCCCCCGACAAGCGCGAGATGTACATCGCCGCCAGCGTGAAGGAAGGCGAGATCTACACCGTCTCCGACATCCATCTGCTGGGCGACTTGGTGCTGCCGGAAGACACGTTGCGCCAGCTCGTCTTCCAGAAGAAGGACCAGACCTTCAACCGCAAGGCCATCGAAGCCAGCTCGGACGCCATCAAGAGCATCCTGGCCAGCATCGGCTACGCCTTCGCCAAGGTCACGCCGGTGCCGAAGCTCGACAAGGACAAACGCACCGTCGACCTCACCTTCTACATCGAGCCGGGCAAGCGCGTGTACGTGCGCCGCGTGGTCTTCCAGGGCAACACCCGCACCGAAGACGACGTGATGCGCCGCGAAATGCGCCAGCTCGAGGGCAGCTGGTACTCGCAGCCGGCGATCGATCGCTCGAAGATCCGCCTGCAGCACCTGGGCTACTTCAAGAAGGTGGACATCGACAAGAAGCTGGTGCCGGGCACCGAAGACCAAGTCGACCTGACGGTGAAGGTGGAGGAACAGTCCGCCGGCAGCCTGATGTTCGGCGTGGGTTATTCGCAGTACTCGGGCATCATCCTTTCGGCCTCGGTGTCGCAGAACAACTTCCTCGGCACGGGCGACAGCTTCTCGGTAGCCGCGCAGCGCAGTGACTACGTCACCAGCGTCACCGCCACGTACTTCAATCCGTACCTCACCGACAACGGCGTGGGCATCGGCTACAACCTGGGTTACAGCAAGAGCGACTACGGCGATGCGAACAGCGACTTCGTCAACTTCACCAGCAGCCAGAAGTCGTTCTCGGCGTTCCTGAACTTCCCGATCACCGACTTCGACAGCGTGCGCGCGGGCCTGGGCCTGAGCAGCAACAAGATCAACCTGGACTATCAGTACTACTACAACGGCCAGCTGGTCTCGCAGAGCCTGTCGCCGCAGCAGCTGATCGACTACCAGAACGCGATCGGCCACAAGACCATCCATTCCTGGACGGGCCAGCTGGGCTGGACGCACGACACCCGCAATGGCTATTGGGCGCCGACCCGCGGCGGCCTGATGTCGCTGTCCACGGACATCGCCCTGCCCGGCTCCACCGTGCAGTACTACAAGATCTTCGGCGAGGCCAATCATTACTGGCCCATCGGCGGCGGCTTCGTGCTGTATCTGGACGGCCAGGTCGGCTACGGCAAGACGTATGGCCAGGAGTACGACAACTCCTTCGGCGAATACACCAAGGGCCAGAAGATCGACTTCCCGTTCTGGGAGAACTACTACTCCGGCGGTGTGCGCGACGTGCGCGGCTTCCAGGACAACACCCTGGGTCCGAAGCTCTGCGTCGGCACCAACACCGACGGCTCGGTGATCAAGCCCGACGCGAATGGCCGCTGCAGTGGCGGCTACTACACCTACGCCCAGCCGGTCGGCGGCGCGTTCAAGGTGCTGGGCACCGCGCAGGTGTTCCTGCCGCTGCCGTTCCTCAAGGACGTGAACACGGCGCGTGTGTCCTGGTTCGTGGACGTGGGCAATGTCTACAAGGACTACAGCAGCTTCAGCGCCTCCGAACTGCGCGCGTCTACCGGTCTCTCGCTGCAGTGGCAGGCGCCGATCGGCCCGCTGATCATCAACTTCGCCGTGCCGATCCGCTCCAAGAAGGAAGACCGCCACTACGAAGAGCGCATCCAGTTCACCTTCGGCAGCCAGTTCTGA
- the rseP gene encoding RIP metalloprotease RseP, whose protein sequence is MNSFFGSVFWLLVTLGVLVTFHEFGHYWVARRCGVKVLRFSVGFGKAVWKRIGKDGTEYQVAAIPLGGYVKMLDAREGEVDPADRGREFTGKPVWQRIAIVAAGPLFNLIFTVVAFWAMFVVGMPDYAPTFTAAPHSMAADAGIRPGDRMLAVDGKAVDTWSGAYDAIANGLLGREPLPLRVRGTDGTERTVVLPLNKLPAGQDIGQYADKLGLKPAPAPAIAAVVTPGFPAAEAGLQGGDRIVSINGQAVADFEAFSNVVAAEAAKSPALNIAVERQGKPLSFKVTARMASMEGQPARWLVGVQPPQTERVVRRYGLLAALPASLSATWDNTQSLFNMIGKMLTGQASTKNLSGVIGIAQVANASANMGPAWFLRFLALVSLSLAVLNLLPIPVLDGGHLLYYLIELVKGSPLSERAMMAGQYIGLALLFTLMGLAFYNDIHRSLPL, encoded by the coding sequence ATGAATTCCTTCTTCGGCTCGGTGTTTTGGTTGCTGGTCACGCTGGGCGTGCTGGTGACCTTTCACGAATTCGGCCACTACTGGGTCGCCCGCCGCTGCGGCGTCAAGGTGCTGCGCTTCTCCGTGGGTTTCGGGAAGGCCGTGTGGAAGCGCATCGGCAAGGACGGCACCGAGTACCAGGTCGCCGCGATTCCGCTGGGCGGCTACGTCAAAATGCTGGACGCCCGCGAGGGCGAGGTGGACCCCGCCGACCGCGGCCGCGAGTTCACCGGCAAGCCGGTGTGGCAGCGCATTGCCATCGTCGCTGCGGGTCCCCTGTTCAATCTCATCTTCACCGTAGTGGCGTTCTGGGCCATGTTCGTGGTCGGCATGCCGGACTATGCCCCGACCTTTACCGCCGCGCCCCACAGCATGGCAGCCGACGCCGGCATTCGACCGGGCGACCGCATGCTGGCGGTCGATGGCAAGGCGGTGGACACCTGGAGCGGCGCTTACGACGCCATCGCCAACGGACTGCTGGGGCGGGAACCGCTTCCTCTCCGCGTGCGCGGAACGGACGGCACGGAACGCACGGTCGTCCTGCCGCTCAACAAGCTGCCTGCCGGGCAGGATATCGGCCAGTACGCGGACAAGCTCGGTCTGAAACCCGCTCCCGCGCCGGCCATAGCCGCCGTGGTGACGCCGGGCTTTCCTGCCGCCGAGGCAGGCCTGCAGGGCGGCGACCGCATTGTCAGCATCAACGGGCAGGCCGTGGCGGACTTCGAGGCGTTCTCGAACGTGGTGGCGGCCGAAGCGGCCAAGTCTCCGGCACTGAACATCGCCGTCGAGCGCCAGGGCAAGCCGCTGTCCTTCAAGGTGACGGCGCGCATGGCCTCGATGGAGGGCCAGCCCGCGCGTTGGCTGGTCGGCGTACAGCCCCCGCAGACCGAACGGGTGGTACGGCGCTACGGCCTGCTGGCGGCGCTGCCGGCATCGCTGTCCGCCACCTGGGACAACACCCAGTCGCTGTTCAACATGATCGGCAAGATGCTCACCGGCCAGGCCTCGACCAAGAACCTGTCGGGCGTGATCGGCATCGCGCAGGTGGCCAACGCCTCGGCCAACATGGGCCCGGCCTGGTTCCTGCGCTTCCTGGCGCTGGTGTCGCTCAGCCTCGCGGTATTGAACCTGCTGCCGATTCCCGTCTTGGACGGGGGTCACCTGCTGTATTACCTTATCGAATTGGTCAAGGGCAGCCCGTTGAGTGAGCGTGCGATGATGGCCGGCCAGTACATCGGCCTCGCGCTGCTGTTCACGCTGATGGGTCTGGCGTTCTACAACGACATCCATCGCAGCTTGCCCTTGTGA
- a CDS encoding 1-deoxy-D-xylulose-5-phosphate reductoisomerase, producing the protein MSSPRQIAVLGATGSIGSSTLDVIARHPERFRASVLAAHRQVEALAELCVRHRPALAVIGDPALEGELARRLSAAGVDCAVAAGPEAISEAASGSLCDTVVAAIVGAAGLDSTLAAARAGKRLLLANKESIVMAGPLLLAALRQGGGELIPIDSEHNAIFQCLPGGRPDLGHSGVRRLILTASGGPFRGRSRAELAGITPEQACRHPNWSMGRKISVDSATLMNKGLEVIEALHLFQASPDAIEVLVHPQSLVHSLVEYVDGSVLAQLGNPDMRTAIAHALAWPDRVDSGVPPLDLAAHAALHFEQPDLGTFRCLALAFQALRAGGDATAILNAANEIAVEAFLAGALPFLSIADVVESVLMELPPQPVVDVQSLTERDRTAREAARRILRNAC; encoded by the coding sequence ATGAGTTCGCCACGCCAGATCGCCGTGCTTGGCGCCACCGGCTCCATCGGCAGCAGCACGCTCGACGTCATCGCGCGCCACCCCGAGCGTTTTCGCGCCAGCGTACTGGCGGCGCACCGGCAGGTGGAAGCACTGGCGGAGCTGTGCGTCCGGCATCGTCCGGCGCTGGCCGTCATCGGCGACCCGGCACTGGAAGGCGAGCTGGCCCGCCGACTCTCGGCCGCAGGGGTGGATTGCGCCGTCGCGGCCGGCCCGGAGGCCATCAGCGAGGCAGCCTCCGGTAGCCTTTGCGATACCGTCGTCGCCGCGATCGTGGGGGCCGCCGGCCTGGATTCCACGCTCGCAGCCGCCCGCGCCGGCAAGCGCCTCCTGCTGGCCAACAAGGAATCGATCGTGATGGCCGGCCCTCTGCTGCTGGCCGCGCTGCGCCAAGGCGGGGGCGAGCTCATTCCGATCGATTCGGAACACAACGCGATCTTCCAATGCCTGCCGGGCGGCCGACCCGATCTGGGCCACAGCGGCGTCCGCCGGCTCATCCTCACCGCCTCGGGCGGCCCCTTCCGCGGCCGCAGCCGGGCCGAACTGGCCGGGATCACCCCCGAGCAGGCCTGCCGCCATCCCAACTGGTCGATGGGCCGCAAGATCTCGGTGGACTCGGCGACCCTGATGAACAAGGGGCTCGAGGTCATCGAGGCCCTTCACCTGTTCCAGGCCTCGCCCGATGCGATCGAGGTGCTGGTGCATCCCCAGAGCCTGGTCCATTCGCTGGTGGAATACGTCGACGGATCGGTGCTGGCCCAACTGGGCAATCCGGACATGCGGACCGCGATCGCCCACGCGCTGGCCTGGCCGGACCGGGTCGACTCGGGCGTGCCGCCGCTCGACCTGGCCGCTCACGCCGCACTGCATTTCGAGCAGCCGGACCTGGGCACGTTCCGCTGCCTGGCCCTGGCGTTCCAGGCGCTGCGTGCCGGCGGGGACGCCACGGCGATCCTCAATGCCGCCAACGAAATCGCGGTGGAGGCATTCCTGGCAGGAGCCCTGCCTTTCCTGTCGATCGCCGACGTGGTCGAAAGCGTGCTCATGGAACTGCCGCCGCAACCCGTGGTCGATGTCCAGTCTCTGACTGAACGCGACAGGACGGCCCGCGAGGCCGCCCGCCGCATTCTCCGCAACGCATGCTGA